The genome window GGCGCACGGTAATCCGACCCAGATTATTACGTCCGCCGGTCTTCTTAAGCGGCTTCAACAGACTCTTTTCCGGGCGGGAGGCGGTAAGCTCCTTAAAATCAGCACAGGTCTGAAAACGCCGCCCCGGCGAGGTTGGTTTTCTTTGAATCAATGCCATAATCTTAAACCCTTGCCGCCGCCTACCATCCGACGGCCTGATGATTGCGATAAACGTTCAGTAATAATTAGAACCAAAACCAAAAACTGGTTATTATCTTATAATCCCTCAAAAAATTGGATCTTTTCGCCTTCGGCCAGGGTCACCACCGCCTTTTTCCAGTCCGGCCGTTTACCGACATTACGGCCCAACCTTTTGGGCTTGCCTTTGACTTGCATAGTATTAACCGATAATACCCGAACCTTGAAGATCTCCTCGATGGCTTTGCGGATCTCGACCTTGTTGGCCTTGGGATCCACTCTGAAGGTAACCTTATTGTCAGCTTCTTTCTGGAGATG of Deltaproteobacteria bacterium contains these proteins:
- the rplW gene encoding 50S ribosomal protein L23, with the protein product MKAYHHLIKGPVISEKTHLQKEADNKVTFRVDPKANKVEIRKAIEEIFKVRVLSVNTMQVKGKPKRLGRNVGKRPDWKKAVVTLAEGEKIQFFEGL